The window ATCTCAAGTGTGTACCTCAAGTGTGGAGTTAGGAGCTGCATTGAGAAACAAAGTGAAAGTATGAGGTCAGCAGATGGTCAAATAATACAATTGCCAacaaaatcagaaaaaaagttttctaATAACAACACACTGGGACTGTCAGACATGTTATTCCACAGGAAACAAAAACATAGGAATATaatggaaaatataatgcaacgcacataaaacatttccatttgaaCCAAATGTGTATATTGCATAGTGTATAGTGTATATTGAAATGTGTATATTGCATAGTATATAGTGTATATTGAAATGTGtatttcaatatatgaaaagtgGCAATACCTTAtctttattcaatattttgtaataagGTATTACATTAACTATGTATTATtctatattcaatatattttgaatatatgttTAATGTGGTCTCAAAGTAGTCTAAAAGTCTCTTTTATATGGTGCAActcttaaaatataataaatggcTGGGGATAATAGGGGATCATGCATTGAAATGTGCATAGGTCTCTATCATGAAAAGTAGACTTTCTCTCACCTTATAGACAGGGTGAACAGCAGGTAGCTGACGCATTGTGGCCACACAGAACACTTCCACCACCAAGTGCGTGCGTAGCAAATGTGATAACAGCTGAAAGACCTGGAACTCAGCGTGACGAACCCACATCTTAGCCAGTAACCAGGCCAGAGGCGGGTCACTGGGTAGGAATATGGGCGTGTCTTTATCAGGTTTCTGCTCAAGCTAAAAAATCAACGAAGGAGAACAATTAGACATTTCTATGTCTCTACAGATTAAATCAGGGCTGCCAATGCTTGGAGTGAGATTTTCTGACCATTGGTGACCTTTGGGACAAGCACAAAACCCACTCAAAAAAACTTACACTACAAGTGGATTGTGATcgtcaaaacattttttaacatttaacattacgTTACATTTTTGGTAATTGTCCCTTTAAACTATTTGCAGGCCAGACGTATAAAGGTTTTAGtagacaaaaagaaataaaataaaaagaaataaaaaatatgaagaaataaagaaactaTCTGTAACATTTTAATAGGCTACCCTATATACACACTTTTAAAGACACATATTTTAGTGAAGGTCTAAGGataattttatgaatttttaatctTTGTCAAGTGAACTTGATGACCATTACATTAATATGCACACATTTATTCCTAATGTTATCCCCAATAAAACTGTTAACGGCTCATTATTATGGTTTCTTAGTCACACTGATAATTACGAATTACATTACATGAATTTCTGTTTTGCACTCGTGGATAATATTGTCAAATGTTCAACATTTCAGCGTCTGACTGGTGAGCAGAAACTCACGCCTTTTTACATTTGATTGGCCACCACACTTATTTTGACATTAGGACCACTGGGGTTGTTGCTAAATGTTTGCAGTGCCAAAATACAGTTAGGCTTATAGGCAATTATTTCACAAATTGTATTACACAACATAGTAAAAATAGTCGGTACACGGTTTCCTGTGTGAGAAAAGGGATGTTTGGCATGAGAGAGTGAGAACAGAGTATATGCACGTGAAGCAATGACGTATTTCCACTTAAATCTTAGCCAGCTCTGTTACATCCGGCACCCGTAGCGTCCATAGGGAACAATGGCATTTTCCACTAGGTTGCTTCAAGATGCTTTTATGATTACGGTCAACGACATTAGTCAAATTATCCAAACACTACGTCATACATCGACAACCAAAAAGGAGAAGTGCTTATGGCTGTCCGTTTCAAGCTACATTGCATAGTAGTTGCACTTACTCGTGGCATGATCACAGTGGCACACAACAATAATCAGCTTTAGTGCTGTAGGTTCTTTGAAATTTGATTGTTTTCTAGCAAAACACATCATTATTATTTGGGTTGAAAAATTACCAATGTAACTGGCTTAGCTCGCTGATATTTTAGTGGAAGTGTGTAATGGCCCCTTGTGCACCCCATTTATTAATACATGTTTAAAGGTCTAGTGTAGTgcttctcaactctggcccgcgagatccactttcctgtcGAGTTTAgtcccaactctgataaaacaacTGAAGAAGCTAATCAGTGATTTATGGAACAGACGTGTTCAAGAAACCTGCACTTGAATCGCTATCAAGGTACTTAAGTCATTATTCATAGGCTggtagatttgcgcagcgctgcATTAAATTGAACGCATATATTCCTAAatacgctgattagcttgttcaggtgttatATATCAGAGTTGGGACTAAACTCTAGAGTTGAAACCACTGGTctagtgtgtaattttttggaggatctataaacagaaatgcaatataatatatataacaatgtcttcagaggtgtataaacacCTTggataatgaagtgttatgtttttatgaccttagaattagctatttctatctacatataccgTGGGAcaccttacatggaattcagcatgttgtttctactgtagacctaaacagacaaactgatcTACTgagcgtgttttgtaaatatgttatctctttCGGCAAtaagcgaaaacgtgatgacatcttagtcctgtgtcagccaccgtagtgcttcagaagggagtggtggagtgagccattggttgcaattcgcaacctcgtcactagatgccactaaatttcatacactggaccgttaaattgaaatgttgtacttaatgcaccatgaactgtTAACATAAATGAATGGAAAATTCCTATGTAGATTGATCTCGCTAAAATACTTGATAAAGAAATTATATTAGTAAAGCAACTCATATTAAACAAGACAAccaaatgaaatacaaaaaatgtaccTGTATGGCAATGGGGATGAGACCTTTGTCAGGGTGTTCATACAGTAAGCACAGTGGAGCAGCTATGTGCTGCAGCTGGTCACTTATTACATTGGCGGGAATTCCATCCATTAAAGCATAATCAACCAGGAATATATTTCCTTTCTTcaagggaaaaaaacattaatagaCTGACTTGGGTAAATATTCACTGCACTATAACAACaattttatgtacagtattacAGCGTAGGGCACACTCAACTAGGCAACACTTGCTATAAAGTTTCTTCGAAGTGGTTGTATTTTTAATTCCTGAAATAACTTTTCAGTCAAACTTTCTTAAGATAACCATTTACAGTCTGAAGAAACTGTTTTACTACACACAACTTTTTGTGTTAAGGATTTTTTGGGCAGGCTTGAAGTCATTTGTAAGCATGGCCCCTGCCATAACACTATAACTACAGTGCATTAGCATCAACGTTCAGGTTGTTGTGGAATTTTGACAGGTAACTGGGCGTGGATTTAGCGCAGAAAGCAGATACGCCCCCAGTGTTTGAGAGCAGAGTATGCtgcttttattaaagattttgataACTTATTAAATTTACTTGACATTCATTTAATCCTTTAAATTTGGCTGGGCAgttaataacagattttttgcTAGGGTGtgacaaacacattacatttacattgatgcatttggcagacgattttatccaaagcgacttagattgcataatacttttcatttattactgaatatgtgcaatccctgagatcgaacccatgaccttgatgaTGCTAACGTCATGTTCTaagcactgagctacaggaaagcattatTTCACATATGTAACATTGCTTTACACAGACTTTAAAGAaccattatttttaaatggtctGCATTCAATCTCTCTACTAACCACTTTTCCTCACTGGCAGTTAACAATATTACAGTTGTAGgtgtcttttttaaaacaattaaattcagaaaacaaacaaacatgtttgtctAAGAGAACTCCTTAAGTTTTCTCCAGTGCTTTGGAGGTTCTTAGTAATATTTAGCTACTGAATACTGAATCTAAACTAATGTTTTGCCATGGCTATTCTGAGCACAATTAAGTCTATTTTTAGAACAGgaaaactgagtcatatgttgGTGAAGACCAGCTACTGTACAGTTCATTCATGTGGGTTTGGCACTATATTTGCGTTTGTGGGCAGACTCTTTTTTTCACCCAATGGCTGTCAAATAAAGCAACACTTTACagtttttcgaccttaaaataatgtctctaaaatatTTCAGTTGTATAACTACTCTTAACCGGATGAATTCTACTCCCGCTGCTACCTGACAGCCTTATAGCGGCTACAACCACACTCTGTGTTCGGGTTGGTACACGCATCCCCGCCCATCTCCTGTCTGAGGAAGAATGCCACATGGCTTCTAAACAACGTTTCTGCATTCGCCTGTTTCATCAGCTTAGTAAATATACTCATGTGTATTGCACTGCCCTCGGGGAAGCTTATGCAGGAATATTATTAACAACACTGTTAACAGACAACTATGCATATCAACCAAAGGGGAGCCGTGAGCAAAACTgctaaagtgttgctttaaagcGCATTCATTTCCATATTTAGCTATAGTTTTCGATTGGAAAAAAATGCTGTTGAGTTTGGGTAGTGGTCCACAATGTATTCAAAGATGGTCTGTTTGCTTTCAGGAAAGCAAACAGGAAAGAGTCACTGCTGCTAGAGTCACTTTCggtatttcaatatttttatttctaaagataacagattgatttgtttttgtctgcCTGTTGTGAATGTATTACATTGAACATTGGTCTCCCCAAACTTTCACGGATGCACACTAAACTCTCACCTTGAATTCCATCTTTAAATTGGTTGTGGGCATCAGTGAAGGCTGCACCATGTCACCACAAACAGGAAAGTTAGGAGGAAGCATATCTATCCTCTTAATCATCCGTGGGTTTGAGCCGTTGAGGAACTGGAAACCAAAGAACCAATCTTCTTTCCAGTGCTCCATTGTGTAttctaacaaacaaacaaacccatcatttgatttatatttaatccCATCAGACgataatccacaacaaactccaccacgactgacgcaggatgtttgtcagtggcaagtgacaactcttgtcataaaaactcccagtgtgacaacatgcatgttgtgcttttgctcatcaatgaaataaaatataattttttcttaaaatactgttaatacattatttcgtcttaactgtgcgttgtcatggtccatagagcatttcagaaagtcgacgttttgaaaaatgatatatatgaaacccaaatatctatataggtgcatgtgtggcaaatgtgtcaaaatgcaaagttaagaGCAGAGAGTCAgggacagtgtttgggggaggagagataaGTTTTCGCGGCAGTTGCAGCAAAACGTATGCagggactatgtatagtgacgtagatatgtgggtgaactattccacgtctcgtttgtgtgattcagtgtcgcccatttttacaagcaaataactttgttatttattcaccttcggacttacaacttggcagacaccttactttcaaacacggcaacagaacagactgcatgaaatgtcattttcatgatctcatgctacctactctttaatTTCTGCCTTGTGTAGTCATCTTTTATCACATATCTTTCACctttaaaattatattctttAACATAAATAGAACATATGGCACATTAGTTTGGTTCATTCATATTAATCCATGACTGGCAACATATTCTGGAAGGGGTGTAATATTTCCTGGTCCATGAGCtttcttaaaaaacacaaatttacgGTGGAGACTTAAAAGACAGTTTTGTAACAAAGATTCAATTTAGTCAAGAATTGCAGGAGAATactaaataaagttttgaaactGAAAGGAATGACTTGTCTTGTCTTACTTGAGAGCACAACACTGAATGCGATAGTATGTTGTAAAATGAATAGCATTTATCTCTCATGTATAAACGCAGtaaaacatgatatttattatattcttctatattttttattcaggcTAAAAAGCCTTTGACACACAGCCGAACGACGGCAACTTCCTTAAAGACGGACTTTGTCTGGGATTAAAGTTTACAGGAAATTAAGCAACCACCCTAATACATATTCCTTATAAAATACAtatggacagagagagagactgtacCAGCAATAGGGCTTCTTAGCTTCCAGAagattcttttgaagtcatccAGATCATTCCAGGACTTTCCAAACTTGATTGCCAATTTTTTCAAAGAAAGCTCCAAGAGTCTGGAGGCGAGAGGAAGGCTTGGATGGGTTGGAGCTTAGTTCCATTTATGAATGAATGGACATTAAAATGATCACATCAGTAGTAAATTGTATTTGAACAAAAAAAGGATGTATTGCTATAGACCAGAGGCCTCCAACGTGATGCCCACGGGCACCTGGGAGCCTGCAGGAACTCTGTAAGGTACCTGGCAAACACAGGGCTCAATAATAATGCTCAGGACAGGTGACGAATATGTGAATATATCgtcatgaaaatgttattattagcATGTGTTTTAAGCTTTAATATTTTCAAGtgcaaaaatatgtgaatgaaAATTTAATTTGGTCCTGTGAAGTGAAAAATAATGCATCACATcatgtttaaagttttaaagtattttatcaaCAAGTAGCCCTCTAGATGATATTTGGTCTTCAGGTAGGCCTCGCTCACAAAAGACCCCTGCTATAGACGCTTTCATTGGAAACACGCTCTGACCCAAAGTTCTGacccggtctgtgtttggttataacataacaatttattcatattaatattttattgtatattaattgtattaaatacaattagaACTACTCAAGAGTAATTGGTTCTTTGCAAGGTCTACCGGTAGTTAAGCTAGGGCCACAtaacttttgtttatattgtcgAAGCTGAAACCATACAGGCCAAAAATTGTGAAGGTGACGCTATAATAATGTAAGTGAATTTGGAAGCATTTGGTGCTGGACTAACTAtttgtacacacacatataactAATGAAACCAACATAATCTCTGTAATTCATAACTATTTCAttaggtggctaatttgtatgatcTCATTTATGTTTTGGTATAgctaaatgttttgcatttttactcACGCATAGTGCAAGGATCCCACAAAGTCACTGCGCTTCTCATTGTCAAAGCGAACATCCTGGGGCAGGTCGGCCTCTGTCTTGCTATCTATGCATTTCGGAATCCCTGGGGCCCATGCCAGCCATCTGAGAGGAGACATGTGAACCCTTATTGACCAAAAATTCTTGACAAAGATAGGAATGCAGTGTATGTAATCAAGAAGACCTATATATCTTCTGCCTCTCCTGAAGCTCTGCCTTTCTGTGTGATAACTCCTCTGGCAAGGTGTCATCACTCAACTTTTTGGCTGTGAGAGGGAAGAAAACAACAACGGAAGTATAAGTTTGTTGCATACGCGGCTGAATGAAACCTTTCAGATATTGCATAGCTGACCTGCGCCTTCTCTAAGCTCTACCACCACTCCGTCTCCCACTAGCCAGCGATAACAGGGGAAAGTATAACTGAGTCTCTCTCCAGGAACACTGACTTTCACATAACGGCAGAACCAGTTATCCTCCACCCAGTACTTGTTTTTTTCCAGCCGCACCAGTATCAGGGGACCCAAATCAACTGGGCTTCGGACGGTGTAGTCATCCACCTTCACAAAGAATGTGAAAAAAGGAGAACATAACTGAACAGCGACATTCTCGAGGGGCATGTGCACGTGCTCTGACATGTCCCAGTGTGGAGGTCTATGTTTAGGCTTTCCACATAAAAACTGAATTAGAAAAATAAGAATGTCATTAACTTAAATGCATTTACAGATTGTAAATATACTTTAATAAAGAGATAACAATAAAGTAtctaagcgacttacattagtacaataatacaataatttagAATTTCACCTGAGGACTCTATATGAAGGGTATCGAATTTAGGGAATGAGTGAACAGCAAGAAAAGGTTTCTAAAGACATGATCACACTTTCACTCACGGCTCCTCGGCAGAGGTCAAGCCCTGGATTGTCCAGCACtgttctctcactctctcctctctctccaacCAGAGTCACGTACACATAGTTGTTGGTTCCTGAATATTCGGATGTTCCAGTGGCCACTGTCACTTTGTACTCCATCTGCATGCACACATGCTTAAGCTGACCACATATTTTTGGTATATTTCAGAGCTTCCGCTGCGAAACTACATGAACCACAGGAAACTGTAGCAGAATAATTTGCAACAGTGAGTCAACACTAAGTTACGAAAGAGTGTTGTTGCATTAGAATATTCTGTTCTGGGGTCTAAATAACCTTCTgaaagtgataaaaaaacggATGACcagtcattttaatttaaacttgAATCAGACACAACAAAGTCTGGATGATTGGTTTTTAACTACTTTATTAATCCTAAATTtcttgaaagaaaaaaactagTACAAGTACAGTTACAAGGAATATGATCTAGTGGGCTTTCACTCCGGTAACAATACTCATAGACAGAGCAACTATAAAAGAGGACATTGATATTCACAATGGACAATATAGGAGTTTTTCTCTTTCAGTCAGCTGTTTgcttatgataataataatgctgGTGTTCTTTCTGCACTCATTGTAATAGTTTCAAAATATTTCCAATGAAGGTAGGGCTTGAAATCCATCAAAGCATGGTCAAATCTGATGAATTAGGTAATCTATAACCGAGTCACCCAGCGAGATAAACAGAGCCACTATCACTGTTACAAATCAGACCAAGCCTTAGTCTGTCAAAAGGGCTtgcaaaaaacatattaaagttatttagACAAAAATAACACTGTATTGCATAGTATGACAGCTTGCAAAATCATCTCAAGGTATTCCATTTGATAGTTTTCAAGCATTCAAGGAATCGAGATTTAACTATATGAAACTAAAATCATCATTCAAAGAATTTGTAGCACTTAGCCTATGTTTATCACAATAAAATTCTGATTAACTAGTCAAACAAATCTAAAGCATGTGTTTGCAGAATAAATACCTTTTCTATGCAAAATGACGTAgttgaaaatgtcaaatgtttctgtttcttctatttcttctctgtCCACTTCAGTTCACCACTACGCTTATTTTCGAGCTCATACAGTTTCATTCTGTTCCGACACCCCTTTGCATAGTCTATGGAGCAGATTGGTCTACCACTGCAGTTTCACTGTAGACAGATATTTCTCTCAACTGGTCTCCTCCCTCATACTTGCTAACCCTCCCTTCCCCCTCTCCCACCACTTTTTGCTTAGGTCTCTCCACcaacgctctctctctcacacctcTATGTTCTGATATCTTTACCGcctcatttgtttatttatattttttgctcTCCAGTTCGAggaaatgaatattaaaacactAACACAAGGCTTTGACACAAGAATATTTTTGGCCTCCGCAACTACATTGAAACCTTCGAGAAACTTCGACAGTAAGTTCAAATGTACGTCAGACAAGCAGCGCAACCACATTTGTCATGGGCCAGTCAAGAGGTCATTACATTTGAAGTGGTTTATTTTAACAGGGCAGATACCAGATTTCTGGTATAGGGTTGCACCTGGGGGCTTTGTTTTTCGAACTTTCAGTAGTGCTTCTTAAAAACGGGAGCCACATTAtttctacaaaacaacaacaaaataccATATAAGTGATCcactttattgcatttttaaacaatcaGTGAACCATAACATCCTTGAACAGTTACATATTCAAATGATATTACAAAATGAAGgccacaaaacaaaatgatttatatCAAACTAAAAAACAAGCACTTTTTGTAGGCTTGTATAACTGTACTGTAGACAATACTTGTAAAATAAGATG of the Triplophysa dalaica isolate WHDGS20190420 chromosome 1, ASM1584641v1, whole genome shotgun sequence genome contains:
- the alox12 gene encoding arachidonate 12-lipoxygenase, 12S-type, whose translation is MEYKVTVATGTSEYSGTNNYVYVTLVGERGESERTVLDNPGLDLCRGAVDDYTVRSPVDLGPLILVRLEKNKYWVEDNWFCRYVKVSVPGERLSYTFPCYRWLVGDGVVVELREGAAKKLSDDTLPEELSHRKAELQERQKIYRWLAWAPGIPKCIDSKTEADLPQDVRFDNEKRSDFVGSLHYALLELSLKKLAIKFGKSWNDLDDFKRIFWKLRSPIAEYTMEHWKEDWFFGFQFLNGSNPRMIKRIDMLPPNFPVCGDMVQPSLMPTTNLKMEFKKGNIFLVDYALMDGIPANVISDQLQHIAAPLCLLYEHPDKGLIPIAIQLEQKPDKDTPIFLPSDPPLAWLLAKMWVRHAEFQVFQLLSHLLRTHLVVEVFCVATMRQLPAVHPVYKLLTPHLRYTLEINCRGRTQLISPDGIFKKVVSTGGDGVLILAQREYKVLTYRSLQPKFDFLDRGVTKLRDYFYRDHSMKLWGVIQNFVSGIVSLYYQSDSEVEQDTELQAWINNVVMEGFVEVPDFGLASELKRKEDLITLISVVIFTSTAQHAATNNGQFDWCAWVPNTPCTMRQPPPTDKDAVTMGLIMDSLPDISQSCIQMAITWHLGRAQPDAIPIGQYVEQYFTEPAALKVIDKFRKELKDVEEQIRAQNEGLDLQYLYLCPSNIENSITI